The following proteins come from a genomic window of Sardina pilchardus chromosome 13, fSarPil1.1, whole genome shotgun sequence:
- the blvrb gene encoding flavin reductase (NADPH), translated as MSGSIKNVAIFGATGMTGLVTLPQAVAAGYNVTVLVRDPSRLPADHKASRVVVGDVLNKDDVKTTMEGQDAAIIILGTRSDLSPTTMMSEGTRNIINVMKARGIRKVIGCMSAFLLWDRSKVPPRLVPVTEDHDRMYTVLKESGLDYVAVMPPHIADNHPLTEKYTVTENMLKGRVISKHDLGHYFVKCLSISDWDGKTVGLCGEYS; from the exons ATGTCAGGTTCCATAAAAAATGTTGCAATATTTGGAGCTACGGGAATGACTGGACTGGTGACCTTACCGCAAGCAGTTGCGGCAG GCTACAATGTTACCGTTCTGGTGCGTGACCCGTCTAGACTTCCTGCCGACCACAAGGCGtccagggtggtggtgggggacgtCCTGAACAAAGATGACGTGAAGACCACTATGGAGGGTCAGGACGCGGCCATCATCATACTGGGAACCAGAAGTGACCTCA GTCCGACTACAATGATGTCAGAAGGGACAAGAAACATCATCAACGTCATGAAAGCCAGAGGTATCCGTAAAGTCATTGGATGCATGTCAG CCTTCCTCCTGTGGGACCGGTCCAAAGTGCCCCCCCGCCTGGTCCCGGTCACTGAGGACCATGACAGGATGTACACCGTTCTGAAGGAGTCCGGCCTGGACTACGTGGCGGTCATGCCACCTCACATCGCTG ACAACCACCCCCTGACAGAGAAGTACACCGTGACTGAGAACATGCTGAAGGGAAGGGTCATCTCCAAACACGACCTCGGACACTACTTCGTCAAGTGCCTCTCCATCTCCGACTGGGACGGGAAGACCGTTGGGCTCTGCGGAGAGTACAGTTAA